The Amycolatopsis nigrescens CSC17Ta-90 genomic interval GGCGTTCGTCGACTTCTTCCGGAGCGAGGCCGGGCAGCGGCTGCTGGCCGCACCGTTTGAAATCCGGCGGGTACTCGTCGACGGTGACCTGGTGGCGGTGCACAACCGGATCTCTCCGCCCGGCGGGCCGGAGATCGCCGCGGTCGACCTGCTCGCCGTGCGCGACGGCCTGGTCGTCGAGCACTGGGACGTGGTCCAGCCGGTGCCCGATCCGCTCCCCCACCCGCACGGCATGTTCTGAGCCCGGGGAAGGCCGCCGATCGATCATCAATCAACAGATCGACTCGCGTCCGCTCGGTGCCGGTTTCTCACCAGAAGTCGGTTCTCAGGTCAGATTCACGGTGGTGAACGCCGCAAGCGGCCGAACATGAAATCCTTGTGCTCTGTTCGCTGATGTTTGATACTGACGCTTCTTGGTTGATCGCGAGAAGTGAGGTACCACAGATGCGACGGTCATTCGTGCTCGCCGCCACGGTCACGGCGCTGGCCGGCATCTGCGTGGCCCTGCCCGCAGAAGCCGGCACCCCCGCCGAGCCCGCCACCGCGGCAACTCCGCCCATGGGCTGGAA includes:
- a CDS encoding nuclear transport factor 2 family protein; the protein is MTGTTDARELVSTLFDRMTEGDLDGMAELLHPEFVSHNPRVAHDPAVTTGKRAFVDFFRSEAGQRLLAAPFEIRRVLVDGDLVAVHNRISPPGGPEIAAVDLLAVRDGLVVEHWDVVQPVPDPLPHPHGMF